In one Pseudarthrobacter sp. NBSH8 genomic region, the following are encoded:
- a CDS encoding DUF4870 domain-containing protein, protein MAQNAREHRDDHGGQGRSEYQGVPANALPLTASEDRQWATLAHFGGILGCVPSLLIYLIFRERGPFTAQESKEALNFSLPPTIAALVANVLVFIPVVGNIFAVIATLIWIALTCFSVAAGIHVNKGQPHRYQYNLRWIK, encoded by the coding sequence GTGGCACAAAACGCACGCGAGCACCGGGACGACCACGGCGGCCAGGGCCGTTCAGAGTACCAGGGCGTTCCGGCAAATGCGCTGCCGCTGACGGCCAGCGAAGACCGCCAGTGGGCCACGCTGGCGCATTTCGGCGGGATTCTCGGCTGTGTTCCGTCCCTGCTGATCTACCTGATTTTCCGTGAGCGCGGGCCGTTTACCGCCCAGGAATCCAAGGAAGCACTCAACTTCAGCCTGCCGCCCACCATTGCTGCGCTGGTGGCCAACGTCCTGGTGTTTATTCCGGTGGTGGGAAACATTTTCGCTGTCATCGCCACCCTGATCTGGATTGCCCTGACCTGCTTCTCGGTGGCCGCAGGTATCCATGTCAACAAGGGCCAGCCGCACCGTTACCAGTACAACCTGCGCTGGATCAAGTAG
- the hemW gene encoding radical SAM family heme chaperone HemW has product MPSTLPLGDPAPSDGLLPAQAVDGAADRAFGLYVHIPFCAVRCGYCDFNTYTATELGGGASQDAYASTAVSEVDFAATALRDSGVPDRPLSTVFFGGGTPTLLPAEDLARILTAAVGNWGLEPGAEVTTEANPDSVTPASLQVLADSGFTRVSFGMQSAVPHVLKVLDRTHTPSRVPQVVQWARDAGLAVSLDLIYGTPGESLADWRFSLETALSYQPDHISAYALIVEDGTKLAAQIRRGEVPGIDDDDHADKYELADQLIGAAGLSWYEVSNWSRTPEQACRHNLAYWRGDDWWGIGPGAHSHVGGVRWWNVKHPTAYAGRLAQGLSPAAGRETLDAETRDVERVMLEARLVSGLATSTLGEHGQHAVAGLIADGLVEPPAAFHGTLVLTLKGRLLADAVVRRILPD; this is encoded by the coding sequence ATGCCTAGCACTCTTCCGCTCGGCGACCCGGCTCCGTCGGACGGTCTGCTGCCCGCCCAGGCAGTGGACGGTGCTGCGGACCGGGCCTTCGGACTGTACGTGCACATTCCGTTCTGCGCGGTGCGCTGCGGATACTGCGACTTCAACACGTACACGGCCACCGAGCTGGGCGGCGGCGCGTCGCAGGACGCCTACGCCAGCACGGCCGTGTCCGAAGTTGACTTTGCCGCCACCGCCCTGCGGGACTCGGGTGTTCCGGACCGGCCGCTGAGTACAGTCTTCTTTGGCGGCGGCACCCCCACGCTGCTCCCTGCGGAAGACCTCGCCCGAATCCTGACAGCCGCCGTCGGGAACTGGGGCTTGGAACCCGGCGCCGAAGTGACCACCGAAGCAAACCCGGACTCGGTCACCCCTGCATCACTGCAGGTGCTGGCCGACTCCGGGTTCACCCGGGTTTCCTTTGGCATGCAGTCCGCGGTTCCCCATGTCCTAAAGGTCTTGGACCGCACGCACACGCCCAGTCGCGTGCCGCAGGTGGTCCAGTGGGCGCGGGACGCCGGACTGGCCGTGAGCCTGGATCTTATCTACGGGACGCCGGGGGAGTCCCTGGCGGACTGGCGGTTCTCCCTGGAGACGGCCCTGTCCTACCAGCCTGACCACATCAGTGCCTACGCGCTGATCGTGGAGGACGGCACCAAGCTGGCCGCCCAGATCCGCCGTGGTGAAGTCCCGGGGATCGACGACGACGACCACGCCGACAAGTACGAACTCGCCGACCAACTGATCGGCGCGGCGGGCCTCAGCTGGTACGAGGTTAGCAACTGGTCCCGGACGCCGGAGCAGGCATGCCGGCATAATCTGGCGTACTGGCGGGGGGACGACTGGTGGGGCATCGGACCAGGTGCGCACTCACACGTCGGCGGAGTCCGGTGGTGGAACGTCAAGCACCCTACGGCCTACGCCGGACGGCTCGCCCAGGGCCTGTCACCGGCCGCCGGGCGGGAAACGCTCGACGCCGAAACCCGCGACGTGGAGCGCGTGATGCTTGAGGCCCGGCTCGTGTCGGGGCTGGCAACGTCAACGCTGGGCGAACACGGTCAGCACGCCGTGGCCGGGCTCATTGCGGACGGCCTGGTGGAGCCGCCGGCAGCCTTCCACGGCACGCTGGTTTTGACCCTGAAGGGGCGCCTGCTGGCCGATGCCGTGGTCCGCAGGATCCTGCCGGACTAA
- the holA gene encoding DNA polymerase III subunit delta produces MAAAQTTRTRTPASNTATWRDVTPAEIVLVGGPEEYLGIRAMDHLRAQVRRAFPDVEVSRLTAGAYEAGTLAMNVSPSLFGERKLIVVEGVEGMNDAFLADALTYLARPEPDAVLVLRHAGGVRGKKLLDAIKAGGWPVVDCQPLKKDADKATFVSTEFRAAGRKISSDAVQTLVNAVGANLSELAAACSQLIADATGAVTPDMVDRYYGGRIEATAFKVADAAMAGNGPIALSILRHALATGADPVPLVAALAAKLRTVAKVAGAQGSPAQIARDLGMQPWLVEQAQRDVRRWTPEGLVRSIQATAEADAQVKGLSRDPVYAVEHAVTVIATSVRGH; encoded by the coding sequence ATGGCCGCAGCCCAGACCACTCGAACCAGGACTCCGGCGTCCAACACGGCCACCTGGCGGGACGTGACGCCAGCCGAAATCGTCCTCGTGGGCGGACCGGAGGAATACCTCGGCATCCGTGCCATGGACCATCTCCGCGCCCAGGTGCGCAGGGCATTCCCCGACGTGGAAGTCAGCCGCCTGACAGCCGGCGCCTACGAAGCCGGAACCCTCGCGATGAATGTCAGCCCCTCACTCTTCGGTGAGCGCAAGCTGATCGTAGTCGAAGGCGTAGAAGGCATGAACGATGCTTTCCTGGCCGACGCGCTGACCTACCTGGCCCGCCCGGAACCGGACGCGGTGCTCGTCCTGCGCCACGCCGGGGGAGTCCGCGGCAAGAAGCTCCTCGACGCTATCAAAGCGGGCGGTTGGCCGGTGGTGGACTGCCAGCCCCTGAAGAAGGATGCGGATAAGGCCACCTTCGTGTCGACTGAATTCAGGGCAGCCGGACGCAAGATCAGCTCGGATGCCGTACAGACGCTGGTGAACGCCGTTGGCGCCAATCTTTCGGAACTCGCGGCGGCGTGCAGCCAGCTGATCGCGGATGCCACGGGGGCAGTGACCCCGGACATGGTGGACCGCTACTATGGCGGCCGGATTGAGGCCACGGCGTTCAAGGTCGCGGACGCTGCCATGGCCGGAAACGGGCCAATAGCTCTCTCCATCCTTCGCCACGCGCTTGCCACCGGAGCCGATCCGGTTCCGCTGGTGGCGGCGCTGGCGGCCAAGCTGCGGACGGTGGCTAAAGTTGCCGGCGCCCAGGGGTCCCCGGCACAGATCGCCCGGGACTTGGGCATGCAGCCGTGGCTCGTCGAGCAGGCTCAGCGCGATGTGCGCCGGTGGACCCCGGAAGGCCTGGTCCGCTCCATCCAGGCGACCGCCGAGGCCGATGCCCAGGTCAAAGGCCTTTCGCGTGATCCCGTCTATGCCGTTGAACATGCCGTGACCGTCATTGCAACCTCTGTGCGCGGGCACTGA
- a CDS encoding ComEC/Rec2 family competence protein encodes MTTAVALLLAATAAAHSAVSSSQRHDGPFAEAVAAGNSVVAILEVTGSPRAMTVPGTSGPPARWSVTAQTAEITVSSQVIRTRAPLVVMGGKGWGDLVPGQVVRTAGKLKAPDAGQQETAVLSASLPPRAGSGTVGSAAVDDADAPAWQLVAKDLRVRYVSAAAFLAADPAGLLPGMVTGDTSALDEGLNAAMKTVGMTHLTAVSGANCSLVLGALLIAARSLRLPRLPAGGLALTGLAMFVVLVGPDASVLRAALMGSIAVAALAGGRTGRGLSFLCLAVMGLLLMDPGLGTSFGFLLSVLATLGIIVLGRRMIDWTPAVIPRWAAAACAVPLSAQLLCGPVIVLLQPQFSTYSLLANLMAAPLVAPVTLLGTAAVPVVVAAPWLATVLIALAGTFSAGVAGTARITAGLPGAALPWPEGPSGLLTMVLLSGLTFAIVWLSVRPRQVFRGVRVLHARTESVLDLLEGHLGAAVSRCRPGRRWPSQRAPGLAATAHRGRLRHRTRISGRNPPWPQPRPLEPGLRRPTRPPGGT; translated from the coding sequence ATGACCACCGCGGTTGCCTTGTTACTGGCCGCGACCGCAGCTGCCCATTCGGCTGTCTCCTCGTCCCAACGCCACGACGGGCCGTTTGCCGAAGCTGTCGCGGCCGGGAACTCGGTGGTGGCCATCCTGGAAGTCACTGGATCCCCGCGTGCCATGACCGTCCCGGGAACTTCTGGGCCGCCCGCACGGTGGTCGGTAACGGCGCAGACAGCGGAGATTACCGTCAGCAGCCAGGTCATCCGCACGCGTGCCCCATTGGTGGTCATGGGCGGCAAGGGCTGGGGGGACCTGGTGCCCGGGCAGGTGGTCCGGACGGCCGGCAAGCTGAAGGCGCCCGACGCAGGCCAGCAGGAAACCGCTGTCCTGTCGGCTTCCCTGCCACCCCGTGCCGGTTCCGGGACCGTCGGCAGCGCCGCAGTTGATGATGCCGATGCCCCCGCCTGGCAGCTTGTCGCCAAGGACCTGCGCGTCCGCTATGTCTCCGCTGCGGCTTTTCTTGCCGCAGATCCGGCCGGTCTCCTCCCGGGCATGGTCACCGGAGATACCAGCGCCCTGGACGAAGGGCTCAATGCGGCGATGAAAACTGTGGGCATGACCCACCTGACCGCGGTCAGCGGAGCAAACTGCAGCCTGGTCCTGGGTGCGCTGCTGATCGCTGCACGCAGCCTTCGCCTGCCCCGGCTCCCTGCCGGGGGACTGGCACTGACCGGCCTGGCCATGTTTGTGGTGCTCGTGGGCCCGGACGCGAGCGTGCTGCGTGCCGCGCTGATGGGTTCAATCGCAGTGGCCGCGTTGGCAGGCGGCCGGACGGGCCGCGGCCTCAGTTTCCTCTGCCTCGCCGTAATGGGCCTGCTCCTGATGGACCCCGGCCTCGGTACCAGCTTTGGGTTCCTCCTGTCCGTACTCGCGACCCTGGGCATCATCGTCCTGGGCCGACGGATGATCGACTGGACCCCGGCAGTTATTCCACGCTGGGCAGCCGCGGCCTGCGCCGTTCCGCTCTCCGCGCAGTTGCTGTGCGGCCCGGTGATTGTGCTCCTGCAGCCCCAGTTCTCCACATACTCCCTGCTCGCGAACCTGATGGCAGCCCCGCTGGTAGCACCGGTGACGTTGCTGGGAACGGCAGCGGTCCCAGTGGTGGTTGCTGCGCCGTGGCTGGCCACCGTCCTGATCGCCTTGGCAGGTACTTTCAGCGCCGGCGTGGCAGGAACCGCGCGGATCACGGCCGGATTGCCGGGGGCTGCGCTGCCCTGGCCCGAAGGACCATCCGGACTCCTGACCATGGTGCTGCTCTCCGGGCTGACGTTTGCCATTGTGTGGCTATCCGTCAGGCCGCGGCAGGTGTTCCGGGGGGTCCGGGTACTGCACGCCCGGACCGAATCCGTGTTGGACCTACTGGAAGGGCATCTGGGGGCCGCGGTGTCCCGGTGCCGGCCAGGCCGACGTTGGCCAAGCCAGCGTGCCCCCGGCTTGGCGGCGACGGCCCACCGTGGCAGGCTTAGACACCGCACCAGAATTTCCGGGAGGAATCCACCATGGCCGCAGCCCAGACCACTCGAACCAGGACTCCGGCGTCCAACACGGCCACCTGGCGGGACGTGA
- a CDS encoding DUF3097 domain-containing protein, whose amino-acid sequence MQYQNWGPQEITAPVRSELPEVPVERGMVLEDAQSGWVGAVTRVEKSGGMHVVALEDRRGKSRSFRLGFGFLLEGQPIRLVPPAPRQAAPVAAGRTASGSVRVAGQRAQVAKASRIWVEGKHDAELVEKVWGDDLRVEGIVVEPLHGIDDLTGAVAAFGPGPGRRLGVLVDHLVPDSKESRIAAAVMDSPGAAGNVLIVGHPYVDVWQAIRPAVLGIEQWPVVPRGQDWKTGILTAFGWPHSTKEDIGLGWQRLLGAVRSYADLEASLLGRVEEVIDFLTVH is encoded by the coding sequence ATGCAATACCAGAACTGGGGTCCGCAGGAGATCACCGCGCCCGTCAGGAGCGAACTTCCTGAGGTTCCCGTGGAACGCGGCATGGTCCTTGAAGATGCCCAGTCCGGCTGGGTGGGAGCGGTGACCCGGGTGGAGAAGTCCGGCGGCATGCATGTCGTGGCCCTCGAAGACCGGCGAGGCAAGTCCCGGTCCTTCCGGCTCGGTTTCGGGTTCCTCCTGGAGGGGCAGCCCATCCGGCTCGTTCCCCCGGCGCCCAGGCAGGCCGCCCCCGTGGCGGCCGGCCGGACGGCGTCCGGCTCAGTCCGCGTGGCCGGCCAGCGTGCCCAGGTGGCCAAGGCGAGCAGAATCTGGGTGGAAGGCAAACACGACGCCGAACTGGTGGAGAAGGTCTGGGGTGACGATCTCCGCGTTGAGGGCATCGTCGTCGAACCTTTGCATGGCATTGATGACCTCACCGGGGCGGTGGCCGCGTTCGGTCCGGGTCCCGGCCGCCGGCTGGGGGTCCTGGTGGACCACCTGGTGCCGGACTCAAAGGAGTCTCGCATCGCTGCCGCCGTAATGGATTCCCCCGGCGCTGCCGGCAATGTCCTGATCGTCGGTCACCCTTACGTTGACGTGTGGCAGGCCATCCGGCCCGCTGTCCTGGGCATCGAACAGTGGCCTGTGGTGCCCCGCGGGCAGGACTGGAAGACGGGCATTCTGACAGCGTTCGGCTGGCCGCACTCCACCAAGGAAGATATTGGGCTTGGCTGGCAAAGGCTGCTGGGCGCTGTCCGCAGCTACGCGGATCTGGAGGCATCACTGCTCGGACGGGTGGAGGAAGTCATCGACTTCCTGACAGTGCATTAA
- the rpsT gene encoding 30S ribosomal protein S20 translates to MANIKSQKKRILTNEKARLRNNAVKSELKTAIRAVNTAVESTDKDAAAAALLVAGRKLDKAVSKGVLHKNNAANRKSAISKKVNAL, encoded by the coding sequence GTGGCTAATATCAAGTCCCAGAAGAAGCGCATCCTTACCAACGAGAAGGCCCGCCTGCGCAACAACGCAGTCAAGTCTGAGCTGAAGACGGCCATCCGCGCCGTCAACACCGCCGTTGAGTCCACCGACAAGGATGCAGCTGCCGCTGCCCTGCTTGTTGCCGGCCGCAAGCTGGACAAGGCTGTCAGCAAGGGTGTTCTGCACAAGAACAACGCAGCAAACCGCAAGTCGGCCATCTCCAAGAAGGTCAACGCGCTGTAA
- the hrcA gene encoding heat-inducible transcriptional repressor HrcA — protein sequence MSEPRKLEVLRAIVEDYVHSREPVGSKALVERHHLGVSSATIRNDMAALEDDGLITAPHTSAGRIPTDKGYRLFVDQISAVKPLSQAERRAIQALLEGADDLDDVLDRTVRMLSQLTNQVAVVQYPHLSRATIRHIEFVLLAPRQVLVVLIATTGKVEQRVIDVGQNLGDDAVASLRAHFLGSLAGISLSRLTPSLPGVVSSVSPGQRAAAQALAHGLETLAHNSREERMVMAGTANLARSNVDFPLSIGPVLEALEEQVVLLRLLSDMAQDPRGVAVSIGRENPYDGLAEASVVATGYGPDSTAKIGVLGPTRMDYPTTMAAVRAVARYLSRILGP from the coding sequence ATGAGCGAGCCGCGCAAACTCGAAGTACTGCGCGCCATCGTGGAGGACTATGTGCACTCCCGCGAGCCGGTGGGTTCCAAAGCGCTCGTGGAACGCCACCACCTCGGCGTGTCCAGCGCCACTATCCGCAACGACATGGCGGCCTTGGAAGACGACGGCCTGATCACTGCCCCGCACACCAGCGCCGGACGGATCCCCACAGACAAAGGCTACCGGCTGTTTGTGGACCAGATTTCAGCGGTAAAGCCGCTTTCCCAGGCGGAACGGCGGGCGATCCAGGCGCTGCTGGAGGGCGCAGACGATCTGGACGACGTCCTGGACAGGACCGTCAGGATGCTGTCGCAGCTAACCAACCAGGTCGCCGTCGTGCAGTATCCGCATCTGAGCCGCGCCACCATCCGCCACATCGAATTCGTCCTGCTTGCGCCGCGGCAGGTCCTCGTGGTCCTCATCGCCACCACCGGCAAGGTAGAACAGCGCGTAATCGACGTCGGCCAGAACCTCGGCGACGACGCCGTCGCGTCGTTGCGGGCACACTTCCTCGGGTCCCTCGCGGGCATCTCGCTGAGCCGCCTGACGCCGTCGCTGCCGGGGGTCGTTTCGTCCGTCAGCCCGGGCCAGCGTGCGGCGGCCCAGGCATTGGCCCACGGGCTGGAAACGCTCGCCCACAACAGCCGCGAGGAACGCATGGTCATGGCCGGAACAGCGAACCTCGCCCGCTCCAATGTGGATTTTCCGCTCAGTATCGGACCGGTCCTGGAAGCCCTCGAGGAGCAGGTTGTCCTGTTGCGCCTCCTAAGCGACATGGCGCAGGATCCGAGGGGTGTGGCAGTCAGCATCGGGCGTGAAAACCCGTACGACGGGCTCGCGGAAGCCTCCGTGGTGGCCACGGGCTACGGACCAGACAGCACCGCCAAGATCGGTGTGCTGGGCCCCACCCGGATGGACTATCCCACCACCATGGCCGCCGTCAGGGCAGTAGCCCGTTACCTTTCAAGAATTCTGGGTCCGTAA
- the lepA gene encoding translation elongation factor 4, producing the protein MSPMARTAPVPAATDPAIIRNFCIIAHIDHGKSTLADRMLQFTGVVKSRDMKAQYLDRMDIERERGITIKSQAVRMPWELDGTSYALNMIDTPGHVDFTYEVSRSLAACEGAVLLVDAAQGIEAQTLANLYLAMENNLTIIPVLNKIDLPAAQPEKYAAELASLIGGDPDDVLRVSGKTGMGVEVLLDKIVRDLPAPVGDPAAPARAMIFDSVYDTYRGVVTYVRVVDGMLHPRERIQMMSTRATHELLEIGVSSPEPTPSKGLGVGEVGYLITGVKDVRLSKVGDTVTNLAKPATASLPGYADAKPMVFSGLYPLDGTDYPVLRDALEKLMLNDAALVYEPETSAALGFGFRVGFLGLLHLEITRERLEREYNLDLISTAPNVEYEVTLEDKKVVHVTNPSEYPSGKIAEVREPMVAATILAPNEFVGAIMELCQSRRGVIGGMDYLSEDRVEIRYRLPLAEIVFDFFDILKSKTRGYGSLDWKADGEQVADLVKVDIMLQGEQVDAFSAITHREKAYAYGVMMTGKLRELIPRQQFEVPIQAAIGSRIIARESIRAIRKDVLAKCYGGDISRKRKLLEKQKEGKKRMKMVGRVEVPQEAFIAALTTDESKDKAKK; encoded by the coding sequence GTGTCTCCCATGGCCCGCACCGCCCCGGTGCCCGCCGCGACTGATCCGGCCATCATTCGGAATTTCTGCATCATCGCGCACATTGACCACGGTAAATCCACCCTGGCTGACCGCATGCTGCAGTTCACCGGGGTGGTTAAGTCCCGCGACATGAAGGCCCAGTACCTGGATCGCATGGACATTGAGCGCGAACGCGGCATCACTATCAAGTCCCAGGCGGTTCGCATGCCCTGGGAGCTCGATGGGACCAGCTATGCGCTGAATATGATCGATACGCCCGGTCACGTGGACTTCACCTACGAGGTGTCCCGTTCGCTGGCCGCCTGCGAAGGGGCAGTGCTGCTCGTTGACGCGGCGCAGGGCATCGAGGCGCAGACTCTCGCGAACCTCTACCTGGCCATGGAAAACAACCTCACCATCATCCCGGTGCTGAACAAGATCGACCTCCCGGCAGCCCAGCCCGAGAAGTACGCGGCCGAACTGGCCAGTCTGATCGGCGGCGACCCCGACGACGTGCTCCGCGTTTCCGGCAAGACCGGTATGGGCGTCGAGGTCCTGCTGGACAAGATCGTCCGCGACCTGCCGGCCCCTGTGGGGGACCCGGCAGCCCCAGCGCGCGCCATGATCTTCGACTCCGTCTACGATACCTACCGCGGTGTGGTCACCTACGTCCGTGTGGTTGACGGCATGCTGCACCCCCGTGAACGCATCCAGATGATGTCCACCCGGGCCACCCACGAACTCCTGGAGATCGGGGTGAGCTCCCCGGAGCCCACCCCCTCCAAAGGCCTCGGCGTGGGCGAAGTGGGCTACCTCATCACCGGTGTGAAGGACGTCCGCCTGTCCAAGGTGGGCGACACCGTCACCAACCTGGCCAAGCCTGCCACTGCCTCTCTTCCAGGCTACGCCGATGCCAAGCCGATGGTCTTCTCAGGCCTGTATCCGCTGGACGGCACGGACTATCCGGTGCTCCGCGATGCGCTGGAGAAACTGATGCTGAACGACGCGGCACTGGTCTATGAGCCGGAAACGTCCGCCGCGCTGGGATTCGGCTTCCGGGTGGGCTTCCTCGGCCTGCTCCACCTGGAAATCACCAGGGAGCGGCTCGAACGCGAATACAATCTGGACCTGATCTCCACTGCCCCCAACGTGGAGTACGAGGTAACGCTGGAGGACAAGAAGGTGGTCCACGTGACCAACCCCAGCGAATACCCCTCCGGCAAGATCGCCGAGGTCCGCGAGCCGATGGTGGCTGCCACCATCCTTGCTCCGAATGAGTTCGTGGGCGCCATCATGGAACTTTGCCAGAGCCGCCGCGGTGTTATCGGCGGCATGGACTACCTGTCCGAGGACAGGGTCGAAATCCGGTACCGGTTGCCGCTTGCTGAGATCGTGTTCGATTTCTTTGACATCCTCAAATCCAAGACCCGGGGCTACGGCTCGCTCGACTGGAAGGCCGACGGCGAGCAGGTGGCCGACCTGGTCAAGGTGGACATCATGCTCCAGGGTGAACAGGTGGATGCCTTCTCCGCCATCACGCACCGCGAGAAGGCTTATGCCTACGGTGTGATGATGACCGGCAAACTGCGCGAGCTTATTCCCCGCCAGCAGTTCGAAGTGCCCATCCAGGCTGCCATCGGCTCCAGGATCATCGCCCGGGAAAGCATCCGCGCCATCCGCAAGGACGTTCTGGCCAAGTGCTACGGCGGCGACATTTCCCGTAAGCGCAAGCTGCTGGAGAAGCAGAAGGAAGGCAAAAAGCGGATGAAGATGGTGGGCCGTGTTGAGGTTCCCCAGGAAGCCTTCATCGCTGCGTTGACCACTGACGAGTCCAAGGACAAGGCCAAGAAGTAG
- a CDS encoding ComEA family DNA-binding protein: MSRRDAGAAARQGARHARDRLRSTLGAGPGLLLTDGGERVFEYDGGAHGSSDDAASGAADESPAGTDRTGPALRWRVGLRVALLIAALAVLGSFWFWVQVAAGQPEVRPLSDSSAQGSMPAGAVTQGPEPRGAGQPELAPESPQAGTVVIHVAGAVAVPGVVQLPAGSRVHQAIAAAGGGTPAADLNRLNLAAVLTDGQKLYVPQAGEEIPAGSSGPPGEAGEEPGNSGTASAGGKVNLNTASVEELDALPKVGPVLAQRIVDWRKEHGPFTSVEELDAVDGVGPKMLETLLPLVRV; this comes from the coding sequence ATGTCACGCCGGGACGCTGGAGCAGCAGCACGCCAGGGGGCCCGGCATGCCCGGGACCGGCTGCGGTCCACGCTCGGAGCCGGCCCGGGGCTACTGCTCACCGACGGCGGCGAAAGGGTGTTTGAGTACGACGGCGGCGCTCACGGTTCGTCTGACGACGCCGCTTCGGGGGCCGCTGATGAGTCCCCTGCCGGTACAGACAGGACGGGTCCGGCCCTGAGATGGCGGGTGGGCCTGCGGGTCGCCCTGCTCATTGCTGCCCTCGCGGTACTTGGTAGCTTCTGGTTCTGGGTTCAGGTAGCCGCCGGCCAGCCCGAAGTCAGGCCACTGAGTGACAGCTCCGCCCAGGGCAGCATGCCTGCGGGGGCGGTCACCCAAGGCCCGGAGCCGCGCGGGGCCGGGCAGCCTGAACTGGCGCCGGAAAGTCCACAGGCCGGCACCGTCGTCATCCACGTGGCCGGGGCCGTCGCCGTGCCCGGGGTTGTGCAGTTGCCCGCGGGCAGCCGGGTTCACCAGGCAATCGCCGCGGCAGGTGGCGGCACGCCCGCTGCAGACCTGAACCGGCTCAACCTTGCTGCCGTACTGACGGACGGACAAAAACTCTACGTTCCCCAGGCCGGCGAAGAAATCCCCGCCGGATCGTCCGGCCCACCCGGGGAAGCTGGCGAGGAGCCTGGCAATAGTGGGACCGCGTCAGCAGGAGGAAAGGTCAACCTCAACACGGCAAGCGTCGAAGAGTTGGACGCGCTGCCGAAAGTTGGGCCAGTGCTGGCTCAGCGGATCGTGGACTGGCGCAAGGAACACGGCCCCTTCACCTCGGTCGAGGAACTTGACGCCGTGGACGGGGTGGGCCCCAAGATGCTCGAAACGCTTCTTCCCCTGGTAAGGGTCTGA
- a CDS encoding type II toxin-antitoxin system PemK/MazF family toxin has protein sequence MTFNLRSLANAVRISVRVLQNFRPGPTRPAGPDTPGIYPGDFDGTAAIEYAPQPDGSPDPGEIVWTWVPYEEDHSRGKDRPVLLVGMSGRYLLGVMLTSKDHDHTGNGSGDYVDIGTGSWDRQQRPSEANLGRILQIRPDSIRREGAVLDRKRFDLVAAGIRRRHGWK, from the coding sequence ATGACTTTCAACCTCCGCTCCTTGGCCAACGCCGTCCGGATCTCCGTCAGGGTCCTGCAGAACTTCCGTCCCGGCCCAACCCGACCTGCGGGACCGGACACGCCCGGCATCTATCCTGGCGACTTTGACGGCACGGCTGCCATAGAGTACGCCCCGCAGCCCGACGGCAGTCCCGACCCCGGCGAGATCGTGTGGACCTGGGTACCGTATGAAGAGGACCACAGCCGGGGCAAAGACCGTCCTGTTCTGCTGGTGGGCATGAGCGGCCGGTATCTGCTGGGAGTGATGCTCACCAGCAAGGACCACGACCATACCGGCAACGGCTCCGGAGACTACGTGGACATCGGGACCGGCAGTTGGGACCGCCAGCAGCGGCCCAGCGAGGCCAACCTGGGACGGATCCTGCAGATCAGACCGGACTCCATCCGGCGCGAAGGTGCTGTTCTGGACCGGAAACGCTTCGATCTGGTGGCTGCAGGCATCCGGCGCCGACACGGCTGGAAATAG